One Nicotiana tabacum cultivar K326 chromosome 23, ASM71507v2, whole genome shotgun sequence genomic window, ttttaaaaagtacttttgacctcccagaagcttggccaaacaggctctcAAATACACACAAGATCAGAACACATCTAAGTAACAGGACACAACAGTTGAGCTTAGAAAGCAGTCAATAACAAGTTTCAATTATATGGTGATCTTCATTCTGAAGAGCACGTCAATGCATATAAAGCAAGATTTCATTTCCTTTATCCGGCGCAGTTTTTATAGAGACTAGAGCACATAATTGCTATTGAAGGAAGACATTTATTCAGGAATCTATCTTTTCCATGAAACATAGCAAAACCTTGGCCACACTGATAAATCAATATATACTGGTCCATACTACATAAGGATTCCAAATAATAAAGACAATAACATTAACCAACCTGCAAAAAATTTCAGCTCTTCAACTCATTTATATTCAAAGGCAGGTGGGCTAGGAGCATCAAAGCTCTCTAAAACCTGTGTCTTGCTACCACTGTTTGTCGCTGTCTCCTCCTTCTTTCCACCCCCAAAAAGCCCTCCAAACCAGGAACTTGAGGAAGAAGAGGACGGTGCTGAAGATTCAGCCATCATGCCATCAATACTTACTGGAGCTTGACCAGGAAGCTGCCCCATTGGTTGAGGCAGCTGCCCGGTTGGATATCCAGGCACAACAGGGGCATTTGGTAGTTGCTCATCCATGGGCGGGAAATTCTGGGGAGCACTCATGACTTTATTCAACATAATTCCAGCTCCCTCTATCAACGCAAGTAAAACTCCACCAAACATTGCTGATTTAGAAGCAGCACCTAATCCCTGCCGCATCTGGAGAAAgccaccagttgctgcaccagcAATGATTGAGTTCCACGGATCTTCTTTCTGACGGAGATAAACCATTGTACAATCAAACGTGGAGAACAGTCCACCCCACACAGCAAAACTACCACCAATACGAGGAGCATTCATGCGCACCGCCTGTGTACCACCAACCATGCGCTCACCTTTTGGTGAATTGTATGTGCCTTTTATGAAGTGGAAGGCTGCACCTCCAACAGCACCCATACCAAATGCACCGCCAACATCATCAAGTATACGGTCAGGGCAAGGTTCACGAGAGGTCTCTGGTGTTCCCATTGTTAAAGGGGACGATCACTAACCGAGAGGAAAAAGGTTAAAGAGGATGACACTGACCAAGCAAACTTGTTTTCACTTTCCAAACAAGTGCTTGGTTTGATAAAACAACAATAGAATGCAAAGATTTCACCTGCACCAAAACAGTTCTCATCAAGCCGTGCCATCAATTTGAGCACTGAAAACAACAGTATTCCACTAACATGAACACAAACATTGCATCGAACACTATAACAAGAACAGTTTTTTGTCTTATAGCTCTCAAAGTCATAACTCAGCTTAAGTAACAACGTAAGCCCAGTTTTATATATACAAAAGGGTAATAACTTCTTTCTCAGGTACTTATCCATTCGCCCTTTCTTTATAAGCCAAAACATTATTCTTCATAAAGATTAACAACAGTTTTATATAAAAAGGGCAATAACTTCTTTCTCAGCTATTTAACAACTTCAGATCACTCTTGGAAAGGATATCTTAACAACAGAATATTCCAGCGAGCTAAAAATCCAAGCTATAAACTTTTTTTTATAAACGAGAAATCCCCGAGGGTCAATGGTGCACAGGCTTTTGTCAGCGGTAGGGTTTGAACACAcatccttgagccgagggtctacccgaaacagcctctctaccctcacaaagtaggggtaaggtctgcgtacacactatactccccagaccccacttgtgggattacactgggtttgttgttgttgtagggtTTGAGCACACAAGCTATAAACTTCCATAGACTAACACTGAAAAACAATTTATAGGTTTCTTGAAAGTTGGAACAAATGTAATTTTGAGGACCGAACATATAAATAACAAATACTAGCATTCTTTTCAATAAATAAGCGGAAAAGGGCCAGAACTGCCCCTGAAGTATTGGAATTGGTACAAAATTGCCCTCCGTCCACCTATTTGAATAAAAATGCCCCTACCTTTATTTTTTGGCTAAACATTATCCTTATTACTAACAGAAAAttcataaaaaaacaaaaattaattaatatcCACGTGCCACCGTCCCATTGGTCTAACATAAACCCCAACCCGTAACCCGCCCAGATATTGACCCGCCCCAATTTTAAAacataactctctctctcttcgcTATTTCACGAGTGTATGCCTACTATTATTCATGAGGCAAACTTAAAATTGAGTTCTctattagaattttttttatggAAAATGTAAGGAATTGTCATATTCTTCTTAATGCAAAAAGTTTAGATTCTTTTTGTTTATGCAATGGGTGTTCTTTATTATATAATTCTTCTTTATTTGAAATTtgttgggggggaggggggggttcTTCACTATTTTTTGTCATTCCTCCGTGAAATTTTGAGgatgttttttcaatttttttattgtttatgTGATGTGTAtttctattatttatttatttatttatttcactaTTTATTCAATTAATATGTAAGCTTTTCTACTCCGTGTAACGGGTATTGTGCAATTGTCACATTTCATACACACTGGTTCATATGATGTACTAATAATAGTTAACAATTTTTTTAGATAATTTCTTCACTAgtatttgttttcttattttgatTGTTATCATGGATTCAATATTCTCGATTAGATTACTGTGTTAAGTCTAGTAAAAAAGGATTTTCTACTCATAATTTGCAAATGAGATAAGCTATTGTGTACGTTGCTATTTCCGGCGGATCCGCCAGTGAATTCCGCCCAAGTAGCAACAAGGCACGGAGAGAGATGTGTTTTAAAATCGAAGCGGGTCAATATTCGAACGGGTTAAGGGTGAGTTTAGTTATATTTTAGTTGAAGTTTAAGTTAGGCCAATGGAACGGTGACAC contains:
- the LOC107796281 gene encoding mitochondrial import inner membrane translocase subunit TIM17-2 translates to MGTPETSREPCPDRILDDVGGAFGMGAVGGAAFHFIKGTYNSPKGERMVGGTQAVRMNAPRIGGSFAVWGGLFSTFDCTMVYLRQKEDPWNSIIAGAATGGFLQMRQGLGAASKSAMFGGVLLALIEGAGIMLNKVMSAPQNFPPMDEQLPNAPVVPGYPTGQLPQPMGQLPGQAPVSIDGMMAESSAPSSSSSSSWFGGLFGGGKKEETATNSGSKTQVLESFDAPSPPAFEYK